The Borrelia hispanica CRI genome has a window encoding:
- a CDS encoding LptF/LptG family permease: MKVDKIFINNILLTFLFMNFLFVILIVLFDLLTNLLNYLEHNLSIDDIIYIYYLYLPKCFSDGVALSFLFAVSNLLGNLSMRNEIIGLFSCGISIARILRSIIMLSVFVSVILFFFDNYLVVDTVAERDAFLKNNVGNQGANDRNIIIKDFAREIYNIKHFDVETHIITNLMIILKDQDDNFKKRYDISKAEWVDSKWMLYGVREFYKVELDVIEKFYEVLDGENIVNLEPGYIKIIMLSSKTLNFSKLVAWIGDLIRENLNYSDALFDLLNRIFFSFRLILLSFTVSFVSLFLKKNIFIWSLLNSIAFAVVYVISIMVFNFLADLGYLSIFIASSLPTILFIIINFVVYNLICK, from the coding sequence ATGAAAGTAGATAAAATTTTTATAAATAACATATTACTGACTTTTTTATTTATGAATTTTCTTTTTGTAATCTTAATTGTGCTTTTTGATTTATTAACAAATCTCTTAAATTATCTTGAACATAATCTTAGTATTGATGATATTATTTATATTTATTATCTTTATTTGCCTAAGTGTTTTTCAGATGGTGTAGCTTTATCTTTTCTTTTTGCTGTCTCTAATCTTCTTGGTAATCTTTCAATGAGAAATGAAATTATAGGTCTCTTTAGTTGTGGTATTTCGATTGCTAGGATATTGAGATCAATAATTATGCTTAGTGTTTTTGTTTCAGTGATACTCTTTTTTTTTGATAATTATTTAGTTGTAGATACTGTTGCAGAAAGAGATGCATTTCTTAAAAATAATGTTGGTAATCAAGGTGCAAATGATAGAAATATAATTATTAAGGATTTTGCAAGAGAAATTTATAATATTAAACATTTTGATGTTGAAACTCATATTATTACTAATTTGATGATTATTTTGAAAGATCAAGATGATAATTTTAAGAAAAGATATGATATAAGTAAAGCTGAGTGGGTTGATTCTAAGTGGATGCTTTATGGTGTTAGAGAATTTTATAAAGTAGAATTGGATGTTATAGAAAAATTTTATGAAGTTCTTGATGGCGAGAATATTGTGAATTTAGAGCCAGGATATATTAAAATAATTATGCTTTCTTCAAAAACATTGAATTTTTCAAAGCTTGTTGCTTGGATTGGAGATTTAATAAGAGAAAATTTAAATTATTCTGATGCGTTATTTGATTTATTGAATAGAATATTTTTTTCATTTAGATTAATATTACTAAGTTTTACTGTGAGTTTTGTAAGTCTTTTTTTGAAGAAAAATATTTTTATATGGAGTTTATTAAATAGTATTGCATTTGCAGTTGTATATGTGATTTCAATTATGGTCTTTAATTTTTTAGCAGATCTTGGTTATTTATCCATATTTATTGCAAGTTCATTACCTACTATTTTGTTTATTATTATTAATTTTGTTGTTTATAATCTTATATGTAAATAA
- the tgt gene encoding tRNA guanosine(34) transglycosylase Tgt produces MFSIIKNDKNSNARLGILELPHGNVSTPCFMPVGTLGVMKALKHDVLEKLGCNLMLANTYHLYLRPGIDVIKKYGNLHNFTTWNKNFLTDSGGFQVFSLSNFRKIEDEGVDFKSHIDGSRHYFTPESVFSMQETFESDIIMALDICSPYGIDYDEASLYTNITTSWARRTLCAYKNRKEGYEGLLFLITQGNFFKDLRKRSTESILELNSPGIAIGGISVGEPRDIYLEILEYNSSLIPKDKPKYVMGIGTPHYILDAIYNGIDIFDCVNPTRIARHGSLLTDNGILRINRAEFRFDTCSVEKECSCTLCTRYSRGYLRHLFKSEEALGVMLASEHNINYMFRLIHKARNAIMNDNFTKFRKLYLDKYDEGNLNE; encoded by the coding sequence ATGTTTAGTATTATCAAAAATGATAAAAATTCTAATGCAAGGCTTGGTATACTTGAACTTCCTCATGGGAATGTTTCAACACCATGTTTTATGCCGGTTGGTACTTTGGGTGTCATGAAGGCTTTAAAGCATGATGTGCTTGAAAAATTAGGGTGTAATTTAATGCTTGCAAATACTTATCACTTGTATTTAAGACCTGGTATTGATGTAATAAAAAAATATGGAAATTTGCATAATTTTACAACTTGGAATAAAAATTTTTTGACAGATTCTGGAGGTTTTCAAGTTTTTTCTTTATCTAATTTTAGAAAAATTGAAGATGAAGGGGTAGATTTTAAATCTCATATTGATGGTTCTAGACACTATTTTACGCCTGAGAGTGTATTTAGTATGCAAGAGACTTTTGAGAGTGATATTATTATGGCTCTTGATATTTGTAGTCCTTATGGTATTGATTATGATGAGGCAAGTTTGTATACAAATATTACAACTTCTTGGGCTCGTCGTACATTGTGTGCTTATAAAAATAGAAAAGAGGGATATGAGGGTCTTTTATTTTTAATAACACAAGGTAATTTTTTTAAAGATCTAAGGAAAAGAAGCACTGAATCAATTTTGGAATTAAATAGTCCTGGTATTGCAATTGGTGGTATATCTGTTGGGGAACCAAGAGATATATATTTAGAAATTCTTGAATATAATTCTTCACTAATACCTAAAGATAAACCAAAGTACGTAATGGGTATTGGGACTCCTCATTATATATTAGATGCAATATATAATGGGATTGATATTTTTGATTGTGTTAATCCTACAAGAATTGCTAGACATGGTTCACTTTTGACTGATAATGGGATACTTCGTATTAATCGAGCTGAATTTCGTTTTGATACTTGTTCTGTTGAGAAAGAATGTTCTTGTACTTTATGTACGAGATATTCAAGGGGATATTTAAGGCATTTATTTAAGTCAGAAGAAGCACTTGGAGTGATGTTAGCTAGTGAGCACAACATTAATTATATGTTTAGACTGATTCACAAGGCTAGAAATGCAATTATGAACGATAATTTTACAAAATTTAGAAAGCTTTATTTGGATAAGTATGATGAAGGTAATTTGAATGAATAG
- the murJ gene encoding murein biosynthesis integral membrane protein MurJ, with protein sequence MNRDVISTVIVMIAIFFSRVMGFIKIKVFSYYFGANIEADIFNYVFNIPNNLRKIISEGAMTSAFMPEFTHEKHKSNRHAIVFFRRVITFNIITISFIICVMIFFSKQIMYLVSSYRDSNLDLASYIFNYLILYILLISLSSIFASVLNSYKVFFIPSFAPVMLSCSIILSIYLFYSQYGIYSAVIGVIVGGILQFLIQMINCICIGLIYRPILNFNDSSFLIFLKRWSHMILSALFAIITQQVSFALASTLDIGSVSVLSNAIVYYQLPVGIFYVSIATVIFPKMSEYASLGDKERLNAIFNQGINMLIFLLVPMSFLMYVWAAPILNLLLTGGKFSVYDTQRTVSVLQYFLLGLLFSSIFGLFQKYYFAIRNSKIPLYFNLIFSVIDIIISVFGIKYYQTINVLPIAQSVSFIICIVIFYFIGSRHDINLELHSIILVLIKSFISIIPLYLFYFFLKNLKWDIGFSFNNFYLLSVIGIVNIIILILCYYLLGVIRVFKFISRDIT encoded by the coding sequence ATGAATAGAGATGTTATTTCAACAGTTATTGTGATGATTGCAATTTTTTTTTCTCGTGTAATGGGTTTTATTAAGATAAAAGTGTTTTCTTATTATTTTGGGGCAAATATTGAAGCAGATATTTTTAATTATGTTTTTAATATTCCCAATAATTTGAGAAAGATTATCTCTGAAGGTGCTATGACTTCAGCTTTTATGCCTGAATTTACTCATGAAAAGCATAAATCTAATAGGCATGCTATTGTTTTTTTTAGACGGGTGATCACTTTTAATATTATAACTATTAGTTTTATTATTTGTGTTATGATTTTTTTTTCTAAACAAATTATGTATTTAGTATCTTCTTACAGAGATAGTAATTTGGATTTAGCTAGTTATATATTTAATTATTTAATACTCTATATATTGCTAATAAGTTTGTCATCCATATTTGCATCGGTTTTAAATTCTTATAAAGTTTTTTTTATACCGTCTTTTGCTCCTGTTATGCTTTCTTGTAGCATTATATTAAGTATATATTTGTTTTATAGCCAATATGGTATATATAGTGCTGTTATTGGGGTTATTGTTGGTGGAATTTTACAGTTTTTAATTCAGATGATAAATTGTATTTGTATTGGTCTTATATATAGACCAATATTGAACTTTAATGATTCTTCATTTTTAATCTTTTTAAAGAGATGGTCACATATGATTTTGTCAGCCTTATTTGCAATTATTACTCAGCAAGTTTCATTTGCTCTAGCATCAACCTTGGATATTGGAAGTGTTTCTGTTTTAAGTAATGCAATTGTTTATTATCAGCTTCCTGTGGGGATTTTTTATGTCTCGATTGCTACAGTTATTTTTCCTAAGATGTCTGAATATGCTTCTTTGGGTGATAAAGAACGTTTAAATGCAATTTTTAATCAGGGAATTAATATGTTAATTTTTCTTTTAGTTCCAATGTCGTTTTTAATGTATGTTTGGGCTGCTCCTATTTTAAATTTATTACTTACGGGTGGTAAATTTTCTGTATATGATACTCAAAGGACCGTTAGTGTGCTGCAATATTTTTTATTAGGATTATTATTTTCCTCAATTTTTGGACTATTTCAAAAATATTATTTTGCAATACGTAATTCCAAAATACCATTATATTTTAATCTTATTTTTTCTGTTATTGATATTATTATTTCAGTTTTTGGTATTAAGTATTATCAAACGATAAATGTTTTGCCTATTGCACAATCAGTTTCTTTTATTATATGCATTGTTATTTTTTATTTTATTGGGTCGAGGCATGACATAAATCTTGAACTTCATAGCATTATATTAGTTCTTATTAAGTCGTTTATTTCTATTATTCCTTTATATTTATTTTATTTTTTTTTAAAAAATTTGAAGTGGGATATAGGATTTAGTTTTAATAATTTTTACTTATTAAGTGTTATAGGCATAGTTAACATTATTATTTTGATATTATGTTATTATTTGCTTGGTGTTATTAGGGTTTTTAAATTTATTAGTAGGGATATTACATGA
- a CDS encoding HEAT repeat domain-containing protein, whose translation MIYLRFILLFYIVINVFSVNKPPSLSSGSLLPLRPETKINEDKIKYDLDSDSSKNSNSRDIDLNIKKVNDVISYGLDVQVIEIIDSLKKSGDGEYNALLEKRLQKTFNIDLKRAILDLFLSLQYSGGIGASNDILNNYESNRYPNDLINLAILYLKKLGDKNDLKKTLIDILENKEGNIVAIAAYYLGELSSPEYSREMMNVYDKYSNNDGVKSAILIALGKSNVIDYADRFYEISIDSYENPSIKASAIKALSYLAPEKITENAHLYLQNNNNNHNIKLAIIEALSRDVSLKSKDILHDFLRDSDANIRIRAVEAIKDHNDIDSKEVLIYKIKSDPSSKVREASGKALVDMGSGYEAIQKIVFDFSVESNFKFIVFSYLLDKDIYSARSLALELLNKENIDKPSKFLVNIAMLFSSKKGNFDDFYSKIIKSQNINLMNLAIKGAVYNKSALLSDRLKEIKKTTNSEYLKKLLVNY comes from the coding sequence ATGATATATTTACGGTTTATTCTTTTATTTTATATTGTTATTAATGTTTTTTCTGTGAATAAGCCACCATCATTGTCAAGTGGGTCTTTGTTACCTTTAAGGCCTGAAACTAAAATAAATGAAGATAAAATAAAATATGATCTAGATAGTGATTCATCTAAAAATTCTAATTCTAGAGATATTGACTTGAATATAAAGAAGGTAAATGATGTTATTTCCTATGGACTTGATGTTCAAGTTATTGAAATTATTGATAGTCTTAAAAAATCAGGGGATGGGGAATACAATGCTTTACTTGAAAAGAGATTACAAAAAACTTTTAATATTGATCTTAAACGGGCAATTCTTGATTTATTTTTGTCACTTCAGTATTCAGGTGGTATTGGTGCTTCAAATGATATTCTTAATAATTATGAAAGTAATAGATATCCTAATGATTTGATTAATTTGGCGATTTTATACCTTAAGAAATTAGGTGATAAGAATGACTTAAAGAAAACTCTTATTGATATTCTTGAAAATAAAGAAGGAAATATTGTGGCTATTGCTGCTTATTATCTTGGTGAACTTTCTTCCCCTGAGTATTCTAGGGAGATGATGAATGTTTATGATAAGTATTCTAATAATGATGGTGTTAAATCAGCAATACTGATTGCTCTTGGTAAATCTAATGTTATTGATTATGCAGACAGATTTTATGAAATTTCTATTGATAGTTATGAAAATCCATCCATTAAGGCTTCAGCTATTAAAGCATTATCATATCTTGCTCCTGAGAAAATAACAGAGAATGCCCATCTATATCTTCAAAATAATAATAATAATCACAATATTAAGCTTGCTATTATAGAGGCACTTTCAAGAGATGTGTCTTTAAAATCAAAAGATATTTTGCATGATTTTTTAAGAGATTCTGATGCAAATATTAGGATTCGTGCTGTTGAGGCTATTAAGGATCATAATGATATTGATTCAAAAGAGGTGTTAATTTATAAAATCAAAAGTGATCCTTCTTCAAAAGTTAGAGAAGCTTCTGGTAAAGCTTTAGTGGATATGGGTTCTGGTTATGAGGCTATACAAAAAATAGTGTTTGATTTTTCTGTTGAGAGTAACTTTAAGTTTATTGTTTTTAGTTATCTTCTAGATAAAGATATATATTCTGCTCGTTCTCTTGCGTTAGAGCTTTTGAATAAAGAAAATATTGATAAACCTTCAAAATTTCTTGTAAATATTGCTATGTTATTTTCATCTAAGAAGGGTAATTTTGATGATTTTTATTCTAAAATTATTAAGAGTCAAAATATTAATTTGATGAATCTTGCAATTAAGGGTGCTGTTTATAATAAATCAGCATTACTTTCAGATAGACTTAAAGAAATTAA